The Lysinibacillus pakistanensis genome includes a window with the following:
- a CDS encoding class I SAM-dependent rRNA methyltransferase, with product MTQTIALQIKNPFADQLKKGYPLISKDAVDVGQLPKEEGSLLRLLDSHQRFLGLGYYGIQNKGIGWVLTTDVNEKIDKAFFIRKFTKALANRQNFFDDPNTTAFRIFNGEGDGIGGITIDYFDSYYLVSWYSAGIYLWKDMIYEALAETVNFTAIYEKKRFDLKGQYMEQDDFVMGTPGEFPIIILENGMSYAVHLNDGAMTGIFLDQREVRLAIRDHYADHRNMLNTFSYTGAFSVAAILGGAIKTTSVDVAKRSLAKTIEQFSVNNIDYESQDIKVMDVFNYFKYAQRHHLKYDLVVLDPPSFARTKERTFSTAKDYPKLLIDTIAITEKNGIIVASTNNASFGMKKFKSFIDQAFKETHTRYKIVEEYSLPKDFRVPREYPEFNYLKVVFIKKMD from the coding sequence ATGACACAAACGATTGCTTTACAAATTAAAAACCCCTTTGCCGATCAATTAAAAAAAGGCTATCCTCTTATTTCAAAGGATGCTGTTGACGTTGGTCAACTGCCTAAAGAAGAAGGTTCCCTATTAAGACTGCTGGATAGCCATCAACGTTTTCTTGGCTTAGGCTACTATGGTATACAAAATAAAGGCATTGGTTGGGTATTAACAACAGATGTCAACGAAAAAATAGACAAAGCTTTTTTTATTAGAAAATTTACAAAGGCACTTGCAAATCGTCAGAACTTCTTTGATGATCCTAATACAACAGCCTTTCGAATTTTTAATGGTGAAGGTGATGGTATAGGTGGTATCACCATTGACTATTTCGATTCTTACTATCTAGTGAGCTGGTATAGTGCCGGTATCTATTTATGGAAGGATATGATATACGAAGCACTTGCTGAGACAGTAAACTTTACAGCCATTTATGAGAAAAAGCGATTTGATCTTAAAGGGCAATATATGGAACAAGACGATTTTGTTATGGGGACTCCTGGTGAATTCCCAATCATTATTTTGGAAAATGGCATGAGCTATGCTGTTCATTTAAATGATGGCGCAATGACAGGTATTTTTCTCGATCAACGAGAAGTAAGGCTTGCGATTCGTGACCACTACGCAGACCATAGGAATATGCTTAATACGTTCTCCTATACTGGAGCATTTTCTGTTGCGGCGATACTTGGTGGAGCAATTAAAACGACAAGTGTCGATGTAGCAAAACGCAGTCTAGCCAAAACAATTGAACAATTTAGTGTCAATAACATAGACTACGAATCACAGGATATTAAAGTAATGGATGTTTTTAATTATTTTAAATATGCACAGCGTCATCATTTGAAATATGATCTTGTTGTTTTAGATCCACCCAGCTTTGCACGGACAAAGGAAAGAACGTTCTCAACAGCGAAAGACTATCCGAAATTGTTAATTGACACAATTGCCATCACAGAGAAAAATGGTATTATCGTTGCTTCAACCAATAACGCAAGCTTTGGTATGAAAAAGTTTAAAAGCTTTATTGATCAGGCCTTTAAGGAAACGCATACCCGCTATAAAATTGTTGAGGAATACAGCCTGCCGAAGGATTTCCGTGTACCACGTGAATATCCCGAATTTAATTACTTAAAGGTTGTTTTTATAAAAAAAATGGACTAA
- a CDS encoding GDSL-type esterase/lipase family protein translates to MMEGGQMSIWRILILSILTVLVLSGCAISIDEPNPQAEPEGEQAGTEQDMKQDEQQTEDEEKTSKNMLTQIFEHFFEPSPEDLRKIDDENAKQLHYLALGDSLTDGVGDEYSQDGFVGRLTDSLQAWPSISDVEVDNRGKRGRRSDQLLKLVKKGHYDEELQNAQLISLTMGGNDVMKVVRQDLFNLKRDAFDKELLAYKERYSKIVAGIRAKNPTVPLLLIGFYNPFSIVTNEANEFDTIITEWNNVIKDIASEDTNACYISVEDLFDSNKELVYHTDFFHPNAKGYEKMTERILAAMEQCGMEQKINNEIGFEE, encoded by the coding sequence ATGATGGAAGGTGGTCAAATGAGCATTTGGCGAATATTAATTTTGTCAATTTTGACCGTCTTAGTACTAAGTGGTTGTGCTATATCAATAGATGAACCGAATCCGCAAGCAGAGCCTGAAGGTGAGCAAGCAGGGACGGAACAAGATATGAAACAGGATGAGCAACAAACAGAAGACGAGGAAAAAACCTCTAAGAATATGTTGACGCAAATTTTTGAGCATTTTTTTGAGCCATCACCAGAGGATTTACGGAAAATTGATGATGAAAACGCAAAACAACTACATTATTTGGCACTTGGAGATTCATTAACAGATGGTGTCGGTGATGAGTATAGTCAAGACGGTTTTGTAGGTAGATTAACAGATTCTTTGCAAGCTTGGCCCTCTATCTCTGATGTAGAGGTCGACAATAGGGGAAAAAGAGGAAGACGCAGTGATCAGCTATTAAAATTAGTGAAAAAAGGGCATTATGATGAAGAGTTGCAAAATGCACAGCTTATTTCATTAACCATGGGCGGAAATGATGTTATGAAGGTAGTTAGACAGGATTTGTTTAATTTGAAACGAGATGCTTTTGATAAAGAATTGCTGGCATATAAGGAACGCTATAGTAAAATCGTTGCTGGCATTCGTGCTAAAAATCCTACGGTGCCCTTATTGCTGATTGGTTTTTATAATCCATTCTCTATCGTGACAAATGAGGCCAATGAATTTGATACAATTATAACGGAGTGGAATAATGTCATAAAAGACATAGCAAGTGAAGATACGAATGCCTGCTATATCTCGGTAGAGGATTTATTTGATTCAAACAAAGAGCTCGTATATCATACGGATTTCTTTCATCCAAACGCAAAAGGCTATGAAAAAATGACGGAACGAATACTTGCAGCAATGGAGCAGTGTGGAATGGAACAAAAAATTAACAATGAAATAGGCTTCGAGGAGTGA
- a CDS encoding alpha/beta hydrolase, giving the protein MTKLTNEAIHYIEANNISIPYYDLTPAEARAIRAVPKWESTQAPQLASITDRKITVRDGAKIEVRIYKPTFDKILPVIVYYHGGGWVFGNLESSDAGCQLLAEKAEAIVVSVDYRLAPEYPFPIPLHDAYDSLVWVYENIVQFGGDATTLSVAGDSAGGNLATVVAYLAATLNGPAIQAQALIYPVVNVDFTTASYSAYGEHYGLDKQGMQWFAGHYTDGQNYKDPLVSPLQIEDVSVLPKTIIIAAEADVLYDEGLAYAQKLADAGVTVEHINMTGLIHSYFSKMNFFEEATIQTAEKIASFMK; this is encoded by the coding sequence ATGACAAAACTAACAAATGAGGCGATTCACTACATTGAAGCAAATAACATTTCTATTCCGTATTATGATTTAACACCTGCTGAGGCTCGTGCTATTCGAGCAGTACCAAAATGGGAGTCAACACAGGCTCCACAGCTTGCTTCGATTACAGATAGAAAAATAACTGTCCGAGATGGTGCAAAAATAGAGGTTCGTATTTATAAACCTACTTTTGACAAAATACTCCCAGTCATTGTTTATTATCATGGGGGTGGTTGGGTATTCGGTAATTTAGAATCTTCTGATGCAGGGTGCCAGCTATTGGCAGAAAAAGCTGAGGCAATTGTTGTATCTGTTGATTATCGTCTAGCGCCAGAATATCCATTCCCTATTCCGCTTCACGATGCCTATGACAGTTTAGTATGGGTTTACGAAAACATTGTGCAATTTGGTGGAGATGCAACAACTTTAAGCGTAGCTGGTGATAGCGCAGGTGGAAACTTAGCAACGGTTGTAGCCTATCTAGCAGCTACATTAAATGGCCCAGCAATTCAAGCACAGGCACTTATTTACCCAGTCGTAAATGTAGATTTTACAACAGCATCCTACAGTGCTTATGGAGAACATTATGGTTTAGACAAACAAGGGATGCAATGGTTTGCAGGGCATTACACAGATGGACAAAACTATAAAGATCCACTTGTCTCCCCGCTTCAGATTGAGGATGTAAGTGTTTTACCAAAAACAATTATTATTGCCGCAGAAGCGGATGTTCTCTATGATGAGGGTCTTGCATATGCACAAAAACTTGCCGATGCAGGCGTAACAGTTGAGCATATCAACATGACTGGATTAATCCATAGCTATTTTAGCAAAATGAACTTCTTTGAAGAAGCGACAATACAAACAGCTGAAAAAATTGCTAGTTTCATGAAATAA
- a CDS encoding precorrin-3B methylase, with protein sequence MNAFNMNIPEKTFEKLNHQGEFTRLAVSPGIINKHYTPTQFQIIAKVVGDTGAIKYSASYSILLSIPTVGLGEAINELQKAGLYVAKQGPIVAMKACDFCDGDKMEAAPITEQLYDSLEGMTVPARLRLNVNGCASACYNAVYDDIALIYQKDSFDVYLGAVPMGANAQAGTLFAKRIPVNQIESYLHAIILLYKEHARPNEPFYKFYRRTKTADYWDIGLEF encoded by the coding sequence ATGAATGCATTTAATATGAACATACCAGAGAAAACCTTTGAAAAGCTAAATCATCAGGGAGAATTTACTCGCCTTGCGGTAAGTCCTGGAATTATTAATAAGCATTATACTCCAACACAATTTCAAATAATCGCAAAGGTCGTTGGAGACACAGGTGCTATTAAATACTCTGCATCCTACAGTATATTATTATCCATTCCCACTGTTGGTCTAGGAGAAGCTATTAACGAGCTACAAAAAGCAGGACTATACGTAGCAAAGCAAGGTCCGATCGTTGCCATGAAGGCATGTGATTTCTGTGATGGCGATAAAATGGAGGCGGCTCCTATAACAGAGCAATTATATGATTCATTAGAAGGGATGACAGTTCCTGCAAGATTACGCTTAAATGTCAATGGCTGTGCTTCGGCTTGCTATAATGCTGTCTATGATGATATCGCCCTCATTTATCAAAAGGATAGCTTTGATGTTTATTTGGGAGCGGTGCCAATGGGGGCAAATGCTCAAGCGGGAACATTGTTTGCTAAACGAATTCCCGTTAACCAAATTGAAAGCTATCTCCATGCAATTATTTTACTCTACAAGGAACATGCTCGACCAAATGAACCTTTTTATAAATTTTATCGTAGAACAAAAACGGCTGACTATTGGGACATAGGCCTTGAATTCTAA
- a CDS encoding DegV family protein, whose protein sequence is MGRIHIVTDSTCDLTKEEVAQHGIHIVPLTIQIDGQTYIDGVDLEPQPFLGLMKNAKDLPKSSQPAPGKFKELYDKLGQNGDKIISIHMTGGMSGTVESARQAAQLTDADVTVIDSRFIAIGLAIQLREAIKMRDTGATVEEIVTRLEKVRDNTYLYVIVDTLENLIKGGRIGKGTGFIGSLLNIKVIANLEGGVYNPVSKVRSHKQVVNYLFKQFQADTAGKTVKAVGISHADGLITMGEPLKGLIEETGFNDVEIAFTSPIISTHTGPGAIGFIYFAE, encoded by the coding sequence GTGGGACGAATTCATATTGTAACGGACTCAACTTGTGATTTAACAAAGGAAGAAGTAGCGCAGCATGGCATACATATCGTGCCTTTAACGATTCAAATTGATGGGCAAACATATATAGATGGTGTTGATTTAGAACCACAGCCTTTTTTAGGTTTAATGAAAAATGCTAAAGATTTACCAAAAAGTTCCCAGCCTGCACCAGGGAAGTTTAAAGAATTGTACGATAAGCTAGGTCAAAATGGGGATAAAATCATATCTATTCACATGACTGGCGGTATGAGCGGAACAGTTGAATCCGCTCGTCAGGCAGCACAATTGACAGACGCAGATGTCACAGTAATTGATTCACGCTTTATTGCGATTGGACTAGCCATTCAATTACGTGAGGCGATTAAAATGCGAGATACAGGTGCTACTGTCGAGGAAATCGTGACACGTCTAGAAAAAGTGCGCGATAATACTTATTTATATGTTATTGTAGACACGTTGGAAAACTTAATTAAGGGCGGACGAATTGGTAAAGGAACAGGCTTTATCGGATCTTTACTCAATATCAAAGTAATTGCAAATTTAGAGGGTGGGGTATACAACCCTGTTTCTAAAGTTAGAAGCCATAAACAGGTTGTAAATTACTTATTTAAACAATTTCAAGCTGATACTGCTGGTAAAACCGTAAAAGCAGTAGGAATCTCTCATGCTGATGGACTAATTACGATGGGTGAACCATTAAAAGGGTTGATTGAAGAAACAGGCTTTAATGACGTAGAAATTGCCTTTACATCACCTATTATCTCTACACATACTGGCCCTGGCGCGATTGGATTTATTTATTTTGCAGAATAA
- the msrA gene encoding peptide-methionine (S)-S-oxide reductase MsrA, which translates to MVKQYATFAGGCFWCMVKPFDETPGIESVISGYTGGHVVNPTYEQVCSETTGHVEVVQITFDDELYSYEQLLATFWTLIDPTDVGGQFYDRGESYTTAIFYHNEEQRELAERSKADLEASGKFDKPIAVKILPASTFYPAEDYHQYYYKKNPMHYERYSIGSGRKAFQEQHWGREK; encoded by the coding sequence ATGGTAAAGCAATATGCAACATTTGCAGGTGGTTGTTTTTGGTGTATGGTCAAGCCCTTTGACGAAACACCTGGAATTGAATCGGTGATTTCTGGTTATACGGGTGGACATGTTGTGAATCCGACATATGAACAAGTATGCTCTGAAACAACAGGACATGTGGAAGTAGTACAAATTACCTTTGACGATGAGCTCTATTCCTATGAGCAATTACTTGCAACATTTTGGACATTAATAGATCCTACAGATGTCGGTGGGCAATTTTATGATCGTGGGGAATCCTACACAACTGCCATTTTTTATCATAATGAGGAGCAACGTGAATTAGCAGAACGTTCTAAAGCGGATTTAGAGGCATCTGGTAAATTTGATAAGCCGATTGCGGTGAAAATCTTACCAGCAAGTACGTTTTATCCAGCTGAGGACTATCATCAATATTATTATAAGAAAAATCCAATGCACTACGAGCGCTATTCGATTGGTTCTGGTCGCAAAGCGTTTCAGGAGCAACACTGGGGGCGGGAAAAATGA
- a CDS encoding YpmS family protein: MNKWKIAFFALAGTVLFAILLVVYLTTKPVDGVIVAKSSEGESEVKGNVLVVQTTTKELESISKKYLKDAAKGSPLPLDFTIGNDIQLRSKLTVFYTEIPITMNFDPIVDDKGNIILKQTGMNVGLLNIPPETTMKIMRDSVEFPSWITVDPNKAEIYIDLSRINIASGSRIRAKELNLPKDKILLEIIVPGE; the protein is encoded by the coding sequence ATGAATAAATGGAAAATCGCATTTTTCGCCTTAGCAGGCACAGTGCTGTTTGCAATCCTCCTCGTCGTGTATTTAACAACAAAACCAGTTGATGGAGTAATTGTAGCAAAGAGTTCAGAAGGTGAAAGTGAAGTAAAAGGGAATGTCCTCGTTGTTCAAACAACAACGAAGGAATTAGAATCAATATCGAAGAAATATTTAAAGGACGCTGCAAAAGGATCGCCTCTGCCATTGGATTTTACGATTGGTAATGATATTCAGCTAAGAAGTAAGCTAACCGTTTTTTATACAGAAATCCCAATCACTATGAATTTTGATCCCATCGTTGATGACAAAGGGAATATTATCCTAAAGCAAACAGGTATGAATGTAGGGCTGTTGAATATTCCACCTGAGACGACTATGAAAATTATGCGCGACTCGGTGGAATTTCCTTCTTGGATTACAGTAGATCCAAATAAGGCAGAAATTTATATTGATTTATCACGTATTAATATAGCTTCTGGGTCTCGTATTCGAGCAAAAGAGTTAAATTTACCAAAAGATAAAATTTTATTGGAAATTATTGTTCCTGGTGAATAA
- a CDS encoding dihydrofolate reductase, which yields MISLIVAHDTNYVIGYENGMPWHLPGDLQYFKNKTMGKPMIMGRKTFESIGRPLPGRRNIVISRDESYHAEGIETVTSLEEALVLAGDVPEIMIIGGEQIFRLSMAIADRLYITKINHSFNGDTYFPKYEQDFVQVSSEKPETTPEGYTFEYQIFERK from the coding sequence ATGATTTCTTTAATTGTGGCACATGATACTAATTATGTGATTGGTTATGAAAATGGTATGCCATGGCATTTACCTGGAGATTTACAATATTTTAAAAATAAAACAATGGGCAAGCCGATGATTATGGGTCGTAAAACATTTGAATCGATTGGCAGACCACTACCTGGTCGTCGAAATATCGTAATTTCTCGTGACGAAAGCTATCATGCAGAAGGGATTGAAACAGTCACAAGTTTAGAGGAAGCCCTTGTCCTTGCTGGTGATGTTCCGGAAATTATGATTATAGGAGGGGAGCAAATTTTCCGCCTATCGATGGCTATCGCAGATCGTTTGTATATTACAAAAATTAATCATTCTTTTAATGGGGATACCTATTTCCCGAAATATGAACAGGATTTTGTACAAGTATCCTCAGAAAAGCCAGAAACTACACCAGAGGGTTATACATTCGAATATCAGATTTTTGAACGTAAATAG
- the trhA gene encoding PAQR family membrane homeostasis protein TrhA gives MMDSFDYKTWREELWNAITHGIGFIASIPALIVLILAAVQTGGALQITTFSIFGASVIILFLMSTLLHSMPEKYKYFFSILDHSSIYILIAGTYTPFLLIAIGGTLGITLLCIIWSLALLGVLFKCFFINRFEILSLIFYIGMGWLIIFAIKPIYLYLGFNGFALLLAGGLFYTIGAIFYAWRSLPYNHTIWHLFVLAGCGSMYACVYFYL, from the coding sequence ATGATGGATTCATTTGACTATAAAACATGGAGAGAAGAATTGTGGAATGCCATTACGCATGGTATTGGGTTTATCGCTAGTATTCCAGCATTAATTGTTCTTATTTTAGCGGCTGTACAAACAGGTGGAGCGCTTCAAATAACAACTTTTAGTATTTTCGGTGCCTCTGTCATCATTTTATTTTTAATGTCAACACTGCTACATAGCATGCCTGAAAAATATAAATACTTTTTCTCTATACTTGATCATTCTTCTATTTATATTTTAATTGCAGGAACCTATACACCTTTTCTGTTAATTGCGATTGGCGGCACTTTAGGCATTACCTTATTATGTATTATTTGGTCCCTTGCTCTATTAGGTGTTCTGTTTAAATGCTTCTTTATTAATCGATTTGAAATACTTTCTTTAATTTTTTATATCGGTATGGGTTGGTTAATTATTTTTGCAATAAAGCCTATCTACCTTTACTTAGGATTTAATGGCTTTGCTTTACTGTTAGCAGGTGGGCTTTTTTATACAATTGGTGCCATTTTTTACGCTTGGCGGTCACTTCCCTACAATCATACAATCTGGCATCTTTTTGTATTAGCTGGCTGTGGATCAATGTATGCTTGTGTTTATTTTTACTTATAA
- a CDS encoding ABC transporter substrate-binding protein, giving the protein MKKWNSMWLVFALALMAILGACSAKEDKESAAQGEKVEPSQAATAEVTIDNNGTTQVYKEAPKKAISLNQHVTEIMLALGLEDSMVGTAYLDDKIYEPFQAAYDKVPVLADQYPTKEQVIDAEADFLYGGWKSAFSEKGVGTPEELEALGIHTYLHTASNMTKPTLENIFIDIRNIAKIFRVEDRGEALIDQMTKDVDNIRAKLPQDGKELPVLVFDSGDKEVFTAAQNFMNELVTIAGGKNIFSDVESGWTTVSKEDAVARNPEVIVVIDYGETSAEEKINFLKNDPALKETEAVKNERFVILPLSAASEGVRAADAIQILAKGFYPDNF; this is encoded by the coding sequence ATGAAGAAATGGAACAGCATGTGGCTTGTCTTTGCACTTGCATTGATGGCTATTTTAGGAGCATGTAGTGCGAAGGAAGATAAAGAATCAGCGGCACAAGGGGAGAAGGTTGAACCATCACAAGCGGCAACGGCAGAAGTAACGATTGACAATAATGGGACAACACAGGTTTATAAAGAAGCACCCAAAAAAGCAATTAGCTTAAACCAACATGTGACAGAAATTATGCTAGCTTTAGGCTTAGAGGATTCAATGGTTGGTACAGCCTATTTAGATGATAAAATTTATGAGCCTTTCCAAGCTGCTTACGATAAAGTGCCTGTATTAGCTGACCAATATCCTACAAAGGAACAGGTTATTGATGCAGAGGCAGACTTTTTATATGGAGGATGGAAAAGCGCCTTTAGTGAAAAAGGTGTTGGTACTCCTGAAGAGCTTGAGGCATTAGGAATTCACACATATCTACATACAGCCTCCAATATGACAAAGCCAACTTTAGAGAATATATTCATAGATATTCGTAATATCGCAAAAATATTCCGTGTCGAAGATCGTGGAGAAGCTTTGATTGATCAAATGACAAAAGATGTAGATAATATTCGTGCCAAATTGCCACAGGATGGCAAAGAGCTACCTGTTTTAGTTTTTGATAGCGGTGATAAGGAAGTCTTTACAGCAGCGCAAAACTTTATGAATGAGTTGGTAACGATTGCAGGGGGCAAAAACATTTTTAGTGACGTGGAGTCAGGTTGGACAACTGTTTCAAAGGAAGATGCAGTTGCGCGTAATCCAGAGGTGATAGTTGTCATTGATTATGGAGAGACATCTGCTGAGGAAAAAATTAATTTCTTAAAGAATGACCCAGCATTAAAAGAAACAGAAGCTGTGAAAAACGAACGTTTTGTTATTTTACCACTATCTGCAGCATCTGAAGGAGTCCGTGCCGCAGATGCAATTCAAATTTTGGCAAAAGGCTTTTACCCAGATAACTTTTAA
- a CDS encoding S9 family peptidase, protein MVMKHGIQPEDLYRLKSVSNPQVSPDGTEVVYVETYIDEKKNDYVSNLFYINLTEKNPLQWTFGDDKTNSPVWSSDGSKIAFVSTRTGKPQIFVLAKTGGEAKQVTHCKNGATSPVWSPCGKKIAFSVKLGKNEDIFDKAEDDKKEEKELKPLEVDNMKYKSDAAGFIDMDQYTHIAIVHLESGELEQVTTGSHHFHLDTWSPNGKYLAYLADLTEDADFSFYNDIYLLDVETKQTRQLTEGTGMFYQTSWSPNSGYIAFLGSEREFENATQAKLWMYDLEQSNLTNVTSDFDAPVGDFVVGDFLQDVVAPRVQWMNDSHSFYFQVTDHGNAAIYFGNVAGEIYPAIHDNQYVYGFSLDSQNDKAVVAISTTTNPGDLFYVNLKTGEKEQLTKVNEEFLRSRILSVPEAIEFEGADGWKVSGWIMKPIGYEEGEKYPLILEIHGGPHAMYAHTYFNEFQILAAQGFAVLYTNPRGSHGYGQKFVDAVRGDYGGNDYQDLMAAVDYALEQYEFIDQDRLGVTGGSYGGFMTNWIVSHTNRFKAAVTQRSISNWISFYGVSDIGYYFTDWQIQAELDDIEKLWHHSPLKYVDNVQTPLLILHSEKDYRCPIEQAEQLFIALKHRKKETKFIRFPESNHELSRSGKPTLRMNRLEYIRDWFVKYL, encoded by the coding sequence ATAGTTATGAAACATGGGATTCAACCAGAAGATTTATATCGATTAAAATCAGTATCAAATCCACAAGTTTCACCTGATGGAACAGAAGTTGTTTATGTAGAAACTTATATTGATGAAAAAAAGAATGACTATGTATCTAATTTATTTTATATAAATTTGACTGAAAAAAATCCTCTACAATGGACATTTGGTGATGATAAAACGAATTCACCTGTATGGTCATCTGATGGCAGCAAAATTGCGTTTGTATCAACGAGAACTGGTAAGCCACAAATTTTTGTGCTTGCTAAAACAGGTGGAGAGGCCAAACAAGTTACGCATTGTAAAAACGGTGCGACATCACCTGTATGGTCTCCATGTGGTAAGAAAATTGCCTTCTCCGTAAAGCTTGGTAAAAATGAAGACATCTTTGATAAAGCAGAAGATGATAAGAAAGAGGAAAAAGAACTTAAACCACTTGAAGTAGACAACATGAAGTATAAATCAGATGCTGCTGGTTTTATCGATATGGATCAATATACTCACATTGCCATTGTCCATCTTGAATCAGGGGAGCTGGAACAAGTGACGACAGGAAGCCATCATTTCCATTTGGATACATGGTCACCAAATGGAAAATATCTGGCTTATCTGGCTGATTTAACAGAGGATGCAGATTTTTCTTTCTATAATGATATTTATTTATTGGATGTAGAAACGAAACAAACGCGCCAACTAACAGAAGGAACGGGGATGTTCTATCAAACTTCATGGTCGCCGAACAGTGGATACATCGCTTTTCTTGGAAGTGAGAGAGAATTTGAAAACGCAACACAAGCAAAGCTATGGATGTATGATTTGGAGCAGAGCAATTTAACAAATGTAACAAGTGATTTTGACGCTCCTGTCGGAGATTTTGTAGTCGGAGATTTTCTACAAGATGTAGTGGCTCCACGTGTCCAATGGATGAATGACAGTCATAGCTTTTACTTCCAAGTGACAGATCACGGAAATGCAGCCATTTATTTTGGAAATGTTGCTGGAGAAATATATCCAGCGATTCATGATAATCAGTATGTCTATGGTTTTTCACTTGATTCACAAAATGATAAAGCAGTTGTTGCCATAAGTACTACAACAAATCCTGGTGATCTATTTTACGTCAATTTAAAAACTGGTGAAAAGGAACAGCTCACTAAAGTTAACGAAGAGTTTTTAAGGTCAAGAATACTATCTGTTCCAGAAGCTATTGAATTTGAAGGGGCAGATGGCTGGAAAGTAAGCGGCTGGATAATGAAGCCCATCGGATATGAGGAGGGGGAAAAATATCCACTTATTCTTGAAATCCATGGTGGTCCGCACGCAATGTATGCCCATACCTATTTTAACGAATTTCAAATACTCGCTGCGCAAGGTTTTGCGGTACTATATACGAATCCTCGCGGTAGCCATGGCTACGGTCAAAAATTTGTTGATGCAGTCCGAGGTGATTATGGTGGCAATGATTATCAAGACCTTATGGCTGCTGTTGACTATGCATTGGAACAGTATGAATTTATTGATCAAGACCGACTTGGCGTGACAGGAGGAAGCTATGGTGGATTTATGACTAACTGGATTGTTAGCCATACAAACCGTTTTAAAGCGGCTGTTACGCAACGCTCCATCTCTAACTGGATTAGCTTTTACGGTGTAAGTGATATTGGCTATTACTTTACAGACTGGCAAATCCAAGCGGAACTAGACGATATTGAAAAGCTTTGGCATCATTCTCCGCTGAAATATGTGGACAATGTACAGACTCCACTGTTAATTTTACACAGCGAAAAAGACTATCGCTGCCCGATTGAACAGGCAGAGCAATTGTTTATCGCCTTAAAGCATCGTAAAAAAGAAACAAAATTTATTCGCTTCCCCGAATCCAATCACGAACTTTCAAGAAGCGGGAAACCAACGTTAAGAATGAATAGATTGGAATATATTCGAGATTGGTTTGTCAAATACCTATAA
- a CDS encoding GNAT family N-acetyltransferase, giving the protein MAYIREKLMITTERLVLRLFQASDAETVAKLCNNYNIYKSTLYLPYPYSLNDALSWIERHYDHFMEDISYEFAVTDKETGKLYGAIALSNNKRFNQGEIAYWIGEQYWGKGYATEAAQSIVQFAFEEKKLHKVFARFFSTNPASGKVMKKIGMTQEGILKDHIIKDGKYEDLVFYGIINQ; this is encoded by the coding sequence ATGGCGTATATTCGTGAAAAATTAATGATTACAACTGAAAGGCTAGTCCTGCGATTATTTCAAGCATCTGACGCAGAAACGGTGGCAAAGCTTTGCAATAACTATAATATTTATAAAAGTACATTGTACCTGCCCTATCCATATAGTTTGAATGATGCGTTGTCATGGATTGAACGCCATTACGATCATTTTATGGAGGATATTTCGTACGAATTTGCAGTAACTGATAAAGAAACTGGCAAATTATATGGAGCAATTGCATTATCGAATAACAAACGTTTTAATCAAGGAGAAATTGCCTATTGGATTGGTGAGCAATATTGGGGAAAAGGCTATGCAACAGAGGCAGCGCAGTCAATCGTACAATTCGCTTTTGAAGAAAAGAAACTGCACAAAGTGTTTGCACGATTTTTTTCAACAAACCCTGCTTCTGGAAAAGTAATGAAGAAAATTGGTATGACACAAGAAGGAATATTAAAGGATCATATTATAAAAGACGGTAAATACGAGGATTTAGTATTTTATGGAATTATTAATCAATAG